The following DNA comes from Solanum stenotomum isolate F172 chromosome 11, ASM1918654v1, whole genome shotgun sequence.
aaaacaaaataaaactcagacattatttttgttttacaagcatgaaaatataattataatttcataCTTTACTATGAAATACTACCGAAAATATAGTCATATTTACATGCTTTACAATTTATTTATGCTAACAAATTATATGTATACTTAAGACAATACGATTAACATTGAACGGATATATAGTAGGAAAAAATTTAatgggcaaattacagaaatcacatacttttaaggtaaaattacaatctatcccttaaaagtCTATAAtcacagaaatccctcaaacagatacaataatataagcgctgatacattaatctgatgcgcgagatacattaatcgttaaataagatacattacattttatacatgatacactaatatGATGTAcgttttatacatgatacactaatctgatgcgcgagatacaataatataagtgctgatacactaatctgatgtgcgaaaatgaaggattttgaagatttgtaaaacttataggggataatggtaataagtaaactaaaaggtgggatttctataatttaaaatttattgttttatagataaaaaaagaCTTGTTCATATAAAAGACACTAGCACTTCTAACGGTATTTGAACTTTAGATTACTTGAACGTAAAGTGAAATTGTAATCATCCTCTTATAAATTTAATCATTAGGACATACTAATTCTTCAAAGTGATCAGTATGATTGTTTACCAGAAAAATTGCTACTATTCatttaaaagttgaatttgtAAAAACAAAGGATAGGGTACAAGTACCTCTCTAGACTATGATCGAAATTTCAGCGACATACCTTNNNNNNNNccccccccccccccccccaacccatttttttgtaattttgtacacttttttggcttacgtggcatcAAGATATCTCCCATGTGCCTCAATTGCGTGGAATCAGGGAGTgtgccacataagccaaaaggtgtacaaaattacaaaatatatgatttcaggtgggtaatagaaccttagtttagttaagttGTGTCTCTAAAATTTCGATTATAGTCTATGAGTTACTTATGCCTTATCCCTAAAAACAAGGATAAAGACAAATGTACTATGATCAATCAAACTCCTTTTCTTTGTGGCTAAATTggtatatcaaaaataaattagagaGTAGAAATTATGCTAAGAATAAGGACAACAATAAGAACAATTATCCTAGTTTCACATGGTAGGAGTAAAACTGATTACACAATACACATTATCCTTTTCAACTCACTTATGCCTTTACACTAAGTATGTTATTCTTATTGCTGTTATTGTAAATTGTATGAAGAACAAGGATAATAATAAGTGTAAAtataatgacaagtaaaaataagagCAAGAAATAATTAGAAGATGAATCTTTTGTATTATTAGAGCTTTTCAATGATGTTTTTCTTACAAGTAGATGAGATCATATTTCTCTCCTGCAAGGGTTTACATTAAGATGCTATTATGTGTCAAATTTCAACCAGTCCTTGTGCCAAATTCGAATTTCTCCTCATACAATGTcagcaattttattttttttaattatgagaATCTAGTCTATCTAAGATGCAAGCAACCactaatgcttgtattagaATAGACTTTCTACATCACACGGTCTCTTCGGctacgatttttttttaattatgtgtGAACACAATGTTTAATGTATTAAGTTGTCTTTAGATCTAGTCTATGTAGACTTTTGtacacaaaatattttatgtactggactatttttttaatttaatctaTGTAGACTTTTGTATTTAACAATATTTTGAGTGGTGCATCAAAGTTAGGAATTGCAAGCGTGTAGTTTCCCTTTTCAATACACTACATCTAAAAATCTAAAGCATCTATAACATATACTGCTGCTTTATCAAAGTTATTAACATTTTCTTATGTGATGTGGTCATGTTGcacaaaatatatttcttagAGAAAATATTGACTACAATTATTGGCCCTACTTTGAGATTATTGTAAAGTCAAGGggcataaaattattgaaattgcaaattttcttttcttaaggGACTTTCGTTTcaataattaagaattttttaatttaaaaaatcaaacttttcGACTTTTTAACAATTGGGTACAAGAGATTAATTTTTATCTTCTCTTTCATTATATTCTAATTATCCTCACCATAAAATGGAAAAGAACATTAAATGTTCATTAAATGTTAATTGAATATGGATGTGCACGGAGCAGGTAGGTACCTCTCTGAGTTCTCTATATAATAAGCCAATTTGATTCACTTTTCTTCATCCCAGtctttgatttttaactttctacccactaattttttttggttatttccTTCATAAATCAGCCCCCTTTTTGATCTTTTTCCTCACTCCTCTCTTACAGAAAAtatccttaattttttaataaacacATTTTTAAAGTTCTTAAGGATTTTCTTGCCCCTATTCCATTTTTCTACAGTTAACTagatataattatatatatagatttaaaaTGGAGGATAATGATTGGGATTTAAGCGCTGTAGTAAGAAATTGTAACATTAATAAGCCTAACGATGTTACAGTTCCTAACTCAGGCTTGGTGACTTCTGAAAATGATgattggaatattttttttgacaaaaatgttGCTGCTGACATAcctaattttaatgatttatcTGAGATTTTCTCTATTGATTTTTCAGTTGCTCACCAGAAAAAATCAAATGACCATGTCATAATCGCGGACCAAAATAATAACCGAGAGATGTACTTACATCCCATTCAACCAAATCAATCTAGTCAACAAATCATTCTTCCTCCAATACCAACAACAATAACGTGTGTGCCAACAACGACTATAACACCACAAGAGTCGATTTATCTACAACAACAGCTTGAAAAATCAAATGATCAGATTATAATTATGAATCAAAATGGTAATCCAAAGATGTACTTAGATCCCATTCAACCAACACAATTTAGCCAACAAATCTTTCTTCCCCCGTTACCAACAACGATAACGTGTATGCCAAGAACAACTACAACACCACAAGAACTGATTGGTCTACAAcaacaatttgaaaaattagaTGATCAGGTCATAATCATGGACCAAAACAAAAACCAAGAAATGTACTACAATCCCATTCAACCAACTCAATTTTGCCAACAAACTTTTCTTCCTCCATTGCCAACAATGATAACGTGTGTGCCAACAACTACTACAACACCACAAGAATCGATAGATCTACAACAACAACTTGTGATACAAGATCAGGTTTATCCTAATTTCACTATGCCCATGCCGACTCCTCTGATCAAAACTTTTAAAAGGTAACTATTTCCTCTGTTAAATTTTAAGTGTGCGTGTTTAGAGTTTAATTTTAATACTTTTGATTTGAAATCAGAAAAAACCAGTCAACAAGAGTTGTCTATGAAGTGTTGCAAGAGGAACTCATAGGTGATAAATGGGCATGGCGTAAGTATGGTCAGAAGTCAATCAAAGGTTCTCCATTCCCGAGGTTTGCTCTCTTTATCATTTTTTCATAGCGTAGAAAATGTTGTTTAGTTCTCAATTTTTGTGATAAAAAGTAGTAAAAACTATTAATGGTAAATGTAGACAAATGTAATATTTGATCAGTACTAATTATATTTTGTGTATATGATATATCAGGAACTACTTCAAATGTAGTACATCAGGATCCTGCaaagcaacaaaaataattgagaaaagCCCAAAGAATGAGAACTATTTTTTGGTGTCCTATTCTGATGAACACAACCATGATCCTCCTACATATCGTAgatctcttgctttatacaacaGTAGTTCCAAACGCAAACTTccaaaaagtataaatattgTGCCCAAAGCGTTAAACTTGAATGCATCATCGTCCTCGTCCAAGCGTGCTAAGCGTTTCAAAGTTGNNNNNNNNNNNNNNNNNNNNNNNNNNNNNNNNNNNNNNNNNNNNNNNNNNNNNNNNNNNNNNNNNNNNNNNNNNNNNNNNNNNNNNNNNNNNNNNNNNNNNNNNNNNNNNNNNNNNNNNNNNNNNNNNNNNNNNNNNNNNNNNNNNNNNNNNNNNNNNNNNNNNNNNNNNNNNNNNNNNNNNNNNNNNNNNNNNNNNNNNNNNNNNNNNNNNNNNNNNNNNNNNNNNNNNNNNNNNNNNNNNNNNNNNNNNNNNNNNNNNNNNNNNNNNNNNNNNNNNNNNNNNNNNNNNNNNNNNNNNNNNNNNNNNNNNNNNNNNNNNNNNNNNNNNNNNNNNNNNNNNNNNNNNNNNNNNNNNNNNNNNNNNNNNNNNNNNNNNNNNNNNNNNNNNNNNNNNNNNNNNNNNNNNNNNNNNNNNNNNNNNNNNNNNNNNNNNNNNNNNNNNNNNNNNNNNNNNNNNNNNNNNNNNNNNNNNNNNNNNNNNNNNNNNNNNNNNNNNNNNNNNNNNNNNNNNNNNNNNNNNNNNNNNNNNNNNNNNNNNNNNNNNNNNNNNNNNNNNNNNNNNNNNNNNNNNNNNNNNNNNNNNNNNNNNNNNNNNNNNNNNNNNNNNNNNNNNNNNNNNNNNNNNNNNNNNNNNNNNNNNNNNNNNNNNNNNNNNNNNNNNNNNNNNNNNNNNNNNNNNNNNNNNNNNNNNNNNNNNNNNNNNNNNNNNNNNNNNNNNNNNNNNNNNNNNNNNNNNNNNNNNNNNNNNNNNNNNNNNNNNNNNNNNNNNNNNNNNNNNNNNNNNNNNNNNNNNNNNNNNNNNNNNNNNNNNNNNNNNNNNNNNNNNNNNNNNNNNNNNNNNNNNNNNNNNNNNNNNNNNNNNNNNNNNNNNNNNNNNNNNNNNNNNNNNNNNNNNNNNNNNN
Coding sequences within:
- the LOC125845981 gene encoding uncharacterized protein LOC125845981; protein product: MEDNDWDLSAVVRNCNINKPNDVTVPNSGLVTSENDDWNIFFDKNVAADIPNFNDLSEIFSIDFSVAHQKKSNDHVIIADQNNNREMYLHPIQPNQSSQQIILPPIPTTITCVPTTTITPQESIYLQQQLEKSNDQIIIMNQNGNPKMYLDPIQPTQFSQQIFLPPLPTTITCMPRTTTTPQELIGLQQQFEKLDDQVIIMDQNKNQEMYYNPIQPTQFCQQTFLPPLPTMITCVPTTTTTPQESIDLQQQLVIQDQVYPNFTMPMPTPLIKTFKRKNQSTRVVYEVLQEELIGDKWAWRKYGQKSIKGSPFPRNYFKCSTSGSCKATKIIEKSPKNENYFLVSYSDEHNHDPPTYRRSLALYNSSSKRKLPKSINIVPKALNLNASSSSSKRAKRFKLTRSKMEENNWDLSAVVRSCNRNGPNNVTTPNLGLVPFENDDWNTFDELFSTDMPNFNDLS